One genomic window of Cellulophaga sp. Hel_I_12 includes the following:
- the arsS gene encoding arsenosugar biosynthesis radical SAM (seleno)protein ArsS (Some members of this family are selenoproteins.) yields MAIKSLKARQDELAITNKQLEILNGGIFADGELPYFKDKIAQIGHFPLRPKKLEILQINVGYMCNQVCEHCHVDAGPDRKEIMTRETMMQCLEVIKNTGAHTLDLTGGAPEMNPDFRWFVEEAAKAGIKDFIVRSNLTIIRANKKYYDLPEFFKKHNVHVISSMPHYTRGKTDKQRGDGVFDKSIRALQDLNAIGYGLPGSDLRLDLVYNPSGAYLPGDQAAMEKDFKKALKEDFDIQFHNLFAITNLPIARFLDYLIASENYEDYMYALVEAYNPAAVANVMCTNTISISWDGWLYDCDFNQMLDLKVASKVKHIKDYNEDLLQDRNIIISQHCYGCTAGAGSSCQGTVAQ; encoded by the coding sequence ATGGCTATAAAATCATTAAAAGCAAGACAAGATGAACTTGCAATTACGAACAAACAATTAGAAATATTAAACGGAGGAATTTTTGCCGACGGTGAATTGCCTTATTTTAAAGATAAAATTGCACAAATTGGGCATTTTCCTTTACGACCAAAAAAATTAGAAATCCTGCAAATCAATGTAGGGTACATGTGTAATCAGGTTTGTGAGCATTGCCACGTTGATGCGGGTCCTGATCGTAAAGAGATTATGACGCGTGAAACCATGATGCAGTGTTTAGAGGTGATAAAAAATACAGGAGCACATACCTTAGATTTAACCGGTGGCGCGCCAGAAATGAACCCTGATTTTCGTTGGTTTGTAGAAGAGGCTGCAAAAGCGGGGATTAAAGATTTTATTGTTCGTTCAAATTTGACCATTATTCGAGCCAATAAAAAGTACTACGACTTACCTGAGTTTTTTAAAAAACATAATGTTCATGTGATCTCTTCCATGCCACATTACACACGTGGTAAAACAGACAAGCAACGAGGCGACGGAGTTTTTGATAAATCAATTAGAGCCTTGCAAGATTTAAATGCCATTGGCTACGGATTGCCAGGGAGTGATTTACGTTTAGATTTAGTGTATAATCCCTCAGGAGCCTATTTACCTGGTGACCAAGCCGCCATGGAAAAGGATTTTAAAAAGGCCTTGAAAGAAGATTTTGATATTCAGTTTCACAACCTTTTTGCGATTACCAATTTACCAATTGCCCGCTTTTTAGATTATTTGATTGCTTCAGAAAACTATGAGGATTATATGTATGCTTTGGTAGAGGCCTATAACCCTGCGGCTGTAGCGAACGTGATGTGTACCAATACCATTTCGATTAGTTGGGATGGTTGGCTATACGATTGTGATTTTAATCAAATGCTCGATTTAAAAGTAGCGAGTAAAGTAAAGCATATTAAAGACTATAATGAGGATCTCTTACAAGATAGGAACATCATTATCTCTCAACATTGTTACGGGTGTACTGCTGGTGCCGGGAGCAGCTGTCAGGGAACAGTAGCTCAATAA
- a CDS encoding glycosyltransferase family 9 protein: protein MVSQKHLLVIRMSAMGDVAMTVPVLLALQKQHPDLKITVLTRAFFKPLFSQLPNVQIFEADVKGKHKGIFGLYQLYKELKALKIDAVADVHNVLRSNILKLFFTAAGIPVAQIDKGRSEKKALTAVKNKKFSPLKTTHQRYSDVFSSLGFKVLLEETGLLTKESLSKNTQDFLGSDTKKRIGIAPFAAFSGKMYPLQLMEQVVENLAKSEHYQIVLFGGGPKEKEALELWQHRYKNTLNVAGKFSFQEELSIISQLDLMLAMDSGNAHLAANYGIPVVTLWGVTHPYAGFYPFRQPKENALLADRNPYPLIPTSIYGNTFPEGYEKVMETIRPASIIAKIEEIVH from the coding sequence ATGGTTTCACAGAAACACCTATTGGTCATCAGAATGTCTGCCATGGGCGATGTCGCCATGACCGTTCCTGTGTTATTGGCATTGCAAAAACAACATCCAGACCTAAAAATTACGGTATTGACCAGAGCTTTTTTTAAGCCGCTATTTTCACAGTTGCCCAATGTTCAGATATTTGAGGCTGATGTAAAGGGAAAGCACAAGGGTATCTTTGGGCTTTACCAACTTTATAAAGAATTAAAAGCCTTAAAAATCGATGCTGTTGCTGATGTACACAATGTATTGCGAAGTAACATCTTGAAGCTATTTTTTACTGCTGCTGGCATTCCTGTGGCTCAAATAGATAAAGGCCGCAGCGAGAAAAAAGCCTTAACAGCGGTAAAAAACAAAAAATTTAGTCCTTTAAAAACTACGCACCAACGATACTCCGATGTTTTTTCTTCCCTTGGATTTAAAGTACTATTGGAAGAAACAGGTTTATTGACCAAAGAATCACTTTCAAAAAATACGCAAGATTTTCTAGGCTCAGATACCAAAAAACGAATTGGAATTGCACCCTTTGCGGCTTTTTCAGGAAAAATGTATCCGTTGCAGCTCATGGAGCAAGTCGTTGAAAACTTAGCAAAGTCAGAGCACTATCAAATAGTGTTATTTGGAGGTGGCCCCAAAGAAAAAGAAGCCTTAGAACTTTGGCAGCATAGGTATAAAAATACCCTAAATGTAGCCGGTAAATTTTCATTTCAAGAAGAACTGAGTATCATCTCTCAACTTGACCTTATGCTCGCTATGGACAGTGGTAACGCACATTTAGCAGCGAACTACGGAATTCCTGTTGTCACTTTATGGGGGGTTACCCATCCGTACGCCGGGTTTTATCCGTTTAGACAGCCCAAGGAAAATGCACTTCTTGCCGATAGAAATCCATACCCTCTAATTCCTACCTCTATTTATGGAAATACATTTCCTGAAGGCTATGAAAAAGTAATGGAAACGATTCGTCCCGCTTCAATAATTGCTAAAATTGAGGAAATAGTTCATTAG
- a CDS encoding DUF4254 domain-containing protein yields MFSEFAFTIFEKSIATYHIKDDVYQSFDNPYPKDDIAHLLYRKNWIDTVQWHYEDIIRDPNIDPSDALVLKRKIDASNQDRTDLVEYIDSYFLNKYQSVSVKEGATINTESPAWAIDRLSILSLKIYHMEEEASRTDASAEHLHKCKLKLAILLEQKKDLSTAIDQLLTDIEQGNKYMKVYKQMKMYNDEELNPVLRGKK; encoded by the coding sequence ATGTTTAGTGAATTTGCATTTACCATTTTTGAGAAAAGTATAGCCACCTACCACATTAAAGATGACGTGTACCAATCTTTTGACAATCCGTACCCAAAAGATGATATTGCACACCTTTTGTACCGTAAAAACTGGATCGATACGGTACAATGGCATTATGAAGATATTATTCGAGACCCCAATATAGATCCTTCCGATGCCTTGGTTTTAAAGCGTAAAATTGATGCCAGCAACCAAGACAGAACAGATTTAGTAGAGTATATTGATAGTTATTTTTTAAATAAATACCAATCAGTATCGGTTAAAGAAGGGGCGACGATCAATACAGAAAGTCCCGCTTGGGCGATAGACCGTTTGTCTATCTTGTCCTTAAAAATTTATCACATGGAAGAAGAAGCATCGCGTACCGATGCCAGCGCCGAGCATTTACATAAATGCAAGCTTAAATTAGCGATACTTTTAGAACAGAAAAAAGATTTGTCTACCGCTATTGATCAATTATTAACCGATATTGAGCAAGGCAACAAGTACATGAAAGTGTATAAACAGATGAAAATGTACAATGACGAGGAACTGAATCCTGTTTTGCGAGGAAAAAAATAA
- a CDS encoding TetR/AcrR family transcriptional regulator — protein sequence MEKNLKRMATMHRMQTTGLALFYKNGFYKTSIDDILKELDLSKGAFYYHFKSKEDFFISILENLVVRKVYSMLIEPIEGHDNPLELISKCIEDALQTAEHNQNDYGFLLNNFLNEFNGRNPEIMKYLNDILKIWEVNLVSSLQKGKFNGYVDRHVDCEGAASYIIASFLGVRSLMVEGSATALRYRYMQQLRFYFRALAHKQVA from the coding sequence ATGGAAAAAAACCTAAAACGCATGGCTACCATGCATCGTATGCAAACTACCGGATTGGCATTATTCTACAAAAACGGATTTTACAAAACCAGTATCGATGATATTTTAAAAGAGTTAGATTTATCTAAAGGTGCTTTTTATTATCATTTTAAATCTAAGGAAGATTTTTTCATTAGTATTCTTGAAAATTTAGTAGTTCGTAAAGTGTACAGCATGCTTATTGAACCCATAGAAGGGCATGACAATCCATTAGAGTTGATCTCAAAATGTATTGAAGATGCTTTACAAACCGCAGAGCACAACCAAAACGATTATGGTTTTCTTTTAAATAATTTTTTAAACGAATTCAACGGAAGGAATCCAGAAATTATGAAGTATTTAAATGATATTTTAAAAATATGGGAAGTTAACTTGGTGTCTTCTCTACAAAAAGGAAAGTTTAACGGTTACGTAGATCGTCACGTAGACTGTGAAGGTGCAGCAAGTTACATTATAGCTTCGTTTTTAGGGGTGAGAAGTTTAATGGTAGAAGGCAGCGCAACTGCCTTACGTTATCGGTATATGCAACAATTACGATTTTATTTTAGAGCCTTGGCGCATAAGCAAGTGGCTTAA